The Panicum virgatum strain AP13 chromosome 5K, P.virgatum_v5, whole genome shotgun sequence genome has a window encoding:
- the LOC120709070 gene encoding probable auxin efflux carrier component 5a: MIGWGDVYKVVAATVPLYFALFLGYGSVRWWRIFTREQCDAVNRLVAFFALPFFTFEFTLHTDPFQVNYRAVAADVISKAVLVAVIACWARFAAAKGAGCAVGWSITGFSLSTLTNSLVVGVPMARAMYGEWAQQLVVQLSVFQAIVWLTLLLFVLEVRKAAIGMYVAAADDSPAVKDVEAADGAVPVSSIGGGGKPSLWALVKVVAHKLSRNPNTYASFVGITWACVANRLHIELPSAFEGSVLIMSKSGTGMAMFSMGLFMAQQEKVLACGPCFAALGLVLKFALGPAAMAIGSIAVGLRGDVLRVAIIQAALPQSITSFIFAKEYGLHADVLSTAVIFGMLVSLPLLVGFYIVLELIR; the protein is encoded by the exons ATGATCGGGTGGGGCGACGTGTACaaggtggtggcggcgacggtgcCGCTCTACTTCGCGCTGTTCCTGGGGTACGGGTCCGTGCGGTGGTGGCGCATCTTCACGCGGGAGCAGTGCGACGCCGTGAACCGCCTGGTGGCCTTCTTCGCGCTGCCCTTCTTCACCTTCGAGTTCACTCTGCACACCGACCCGTTCCAGGTCAACTACCGCGCTGTCGCCGCCGACGTCATCTCCAAGGCCGTCCTCGTCGCCGTCATCGCCTGCTGGGCCAGGTtcgccgccgccaagggcgCCGGCTGCGCCGTCGGCTGGTCCATCACCGGCTTCTCCCTCTCCACGCTCACCAACTCGCTCGTCGTCGGCGTGCCCATGGCCCGGGCCATGTACGGCGAGTGGGCGCAGCAGCTCGTCGTCCAGCTCTCCGTCTTCCAGGCCATCGTCTGGCTCACGCTCCTGCTCTTCGTGCTCGAGGTCAGGAAGGCCGCCATAGGCATGtacgtcgccgccgcggacgacTCCCCGGCCGTCAAGGACGTCGAGGCCGCCGATGGCGCCGTGCCCGTCAgctccatcggcggcggcggcaagccgtCGCTCTGGGCGCTCGTCAAGGTGGTGGCGCACAAGCTGTCGCGCAACCCCAACACGTACGCCAGCTTCGTCGGCATCACCTGGGCCTGCGTCGCCAACAG GCTGCACATCGAGCTGCCCAGCGCCTTCGAGGGCTCGGTGCTCATCATGTCCAAGTCGGGCACAGGAATGGCCATGTTCAGCATGG GGTTGTTCATGGCGCAGCAGGAGAAGGTGCTGGCGTGCGGGCCGTGCTTTGCGGCGCTGGGCCTCGTGCTCAAGTTCGCGCTCGgcccggccgccatggccatcGGCTCCATCGCCGTCGGCCTCCGCGGCGACGTCCTCCGCGTCGCCATCATACAG GCTGCACTACCTCAATCCATCACATCATTTATATTCGCAAAAGAATATGGGTTGCATGCTGATGTTCTCAGTACCGC GGTTATTTTTGGGATGCTTGTCTCCTTGCCGTTGCTAGTTGGATTTTATATTGTTTTAGAGTTAATTAGATAG